CTACGATCTGATCCTGTTCAGCGAAAGCAGCCAATATATTGCTGTTGACGATTTGGCTCAGGGTGCGGCTCGTTTATTGAGTAGTGGCGGCTACTTGCTGATTGCCGATATGATGCGCTCTGATCCTGAATACCAGGAAGGTATTTTTTCCAATTGTCATGTAACAAGTGATCTTCAGGAAGCTTTGGAACGGGCTGGGTTCACTTTAATCAAAGCTGAGGACATCTCAAACTCGGTTGCACCAACGATTGACTTATCTCTTGATTATTTTCGTAGTTTTGGGCTGACTACCATGAAATATATTAGTGATGTTGTGGCGATCGCCGTCCCACCATTACACGCATTAGGACGTTGGGCATTTAAGCGCTGGCTGGACAAACCAATTGTCGAGGGGTTAGCAGCACGCACAATTTTTGAACGCCATTTGTGTTATTCCATCC
This portion of the Brasilonema sennae CENA114 genome encodes:
- a CDS encoding class I SAM-dependent methyltransferase; translation: MQKPKSIPIPKATRYQNAAIDYYMGVTGSSYLHYGYWETLPHSGEELTLTSLRAAQQAYTDKLFSFIPQGISTVLDVGCGIGGNAKYLLERGFNVEGLAPDALQQEKFLKNTNGQVPFYLTRFEDFQQTHSYDLILFSESSQYIAVDDLAQGAARLLSSGGYLLIADMMRSDPEYQEGIFSNCHVTSDLQEALERAGFTLIKAEDISNSVAPTIDLSLDYFRSFGLTTMKYISDVVAIAVPPLHALGRWAFKRWLDKPIVEGLAARTIFERHLCYSIQLWQL